The Rhodopirellula halodulae DNA segment CCGTCGCTACCGAGCAAAAAACCAATTGATTTTTGTATCACAAATGAAACAATTAAAGAGCTATCGATGAGTTGCGGTTTCCTGCCCAATTTGCGAATCAGCTCCTCCATATGACGCGGACCTGTCGCCATGAGCCTTCCAGAAATCGTCGCCCGCATTCAAGAACGAAAACGAGACCTCGACATCTCTGTTTCGGATCTTGCGCGTCGCAGCGGTGTTTCGCAGGCCACGGTCATTCGGATTCTCGGTGGTGAGGACCAAGAATTCTCTTTCGCAAAGTTGCAGGCCATTCTGCTCGCGTTGGGCATCTCTTTCGATCTAACAGAGATTCCTGCTGAGCAATTCCGAGACCAGATTGCGACTGCAAAAGCCAAACGTTTGATTGCACTCACGCAGGGTAATGTGGCTCTCGAGTCACAAGCTGTCTCGCAGGCTTCGGCTCAATCGCATCTCGAAGAAGCAAAAGCTCGCATTGTTTCGTCCAGTCGAAAACTGTGGGCGTCATGAATGCTGGTAGTGGCGAGAGTACGGGGCTTGGTTCGAGCGGGAAGGATGACGACGCGCCGTTTGATGGATCAGGGCTCAAGCTCAAGACGGTCAAGACAAGGCGCGAGCTCACCGAAGTCGAGTTTGCATCGATCCTTCGCGTAACGGAGAAATACCTCCTATCGAAACCATCCCGGAAGATCGCGTCGTTCAATTTTGACTGGCTTCTAGGACTCCATCAGGAAATGCTTGGTTCAATTTGGAGCTGGGAGGCGA contains these protein-coding regions:
- a CDS encoding helix-turn-helix domain-containing protein translates to MSLPEIVARIQERKRDLDISVSDLARRSGVSQATVIRILGGEDQEFSFAKLQAILLALGISFDLTEIPAEQFRDQIATAKAKRLIALTQGNVALESQAVSQASAQSHLEEAKARIVSSSRKLWAS